The DNA sequence GGATTACGTAGAGAGCAAAGTGCCCGCCGTTAAACTACCACCTAAAGAAGtgagttattattattataattattagtgTATTCATCGTTTCTCATTACTCTGATCACCACAATAAGCGTTTCATCACCATCGTCACCTTAAACCGACCCTCCTTATTTAGATTCTTCTACAGATCTACGAAAACACCAAAGAGTACGTGACCCCCGCGATGGAAACCGCTAAATCTTACGTAGAGCCGGCGGTTAAAACCGCCAAAGATGTCTTGGAGCCGGCGTTCGAGAAGACCCGCAGCGTTGTAGAGCCTATCGTGGAGCCTATTGTAGAAAACGTTAGGCATAAGGTATCTATTTCAGTAGAGtaggtattttattaagttCTAATTGTAGTTTTGTTGGATTTTAGGTTGACGAGTACTTGCATAGAAACCAAGAAGCTTCAACAGCAGCCGAAGCAGAACAGACTGAAGAGGCTTCGCCTAAGCAAGAAACTTCACCTGGCAAGTATGAGCACGTTATGGATTTTCTTTAGTTGACTGAAGAGAGCGTGCAGACAGCATATTTTGTTCGATTCTTGGTCATGTTAtgtcatattattttttccttgaACTCGACCACTAAATCATTGGAACTGAGATggtgtattaaaaaaagttttagaagTTGTGTGAAGTTTAGAAGATGTGCTGTCTCCAAGCCGTCTAAAACCATAAATTTTTCCTCTTAATAACTTGACAACGTCGATAGTTAATTAAATAGTCAACGCGAGCGTCAAGATGTTGCCAACATTACAGTTTTAGATGAATTGCATTTTCTTACCTGTTTGTGATATTATTAAGCTTAAACCCCGATGTTTCGTCTCTTATTAgactttatttttcatatacgcctggaattttta is a window from the Anthonomus grandis grandis unplaced genomic scaffold, icAntGran1.3 ctg00000121.1___fragment_1, whole genome shotgun sequence genome containing:
- the LOC126749504 gene encoding lipid storage droplets surface-binding protein 1-like isoform X3 yields the protein MSTSADNTNQATSVAVAPATCMESVNRVAKLPVVESTLQTAHNLYEKVKEYNNVTHWTLQTAEDTAFKAVDIAKPYATPVIKNLEGPIKKVDGVLCSGLDYVESKVPAVKLPPKEILLQIYENTKEYVTPAMETAKSYVEPAVKTAKDVLEPAFEKTRSVVEPIVEPIVENVRHKVDEYLHRNQEASTAAEAEQTEEASPKQETSPGKH